One part of the Lycium ferocissimum isolate CSIRO_LF1 chromosome 8, AGI_CSIRO_Lferr_CH_V1, whole genome shotgun sequence genome encodes these proteins:
- the LOC132067021 gene encoding phloretin 4'-O-glucosyltransferase-like has product MKQHHFVIISLPAQGHINPTLQLAKNLARAGARCTFVTTVNGFRKMNNFPSIDGLFYASFSDGYDDGVPKTDFDDYLKELKRVGSENIKNFVQKFSDEGHPVTFFVYTILLPWVADVARECNVPSAFLAIQCATAFAIYHRLFTKNDNGVYSSTSVIEPPLFPIKLPGLPLFSRDDIPTFLLHGDPNFSFMVPVMREHVQNLENDPNPRVLINTFDSLEEKSMKILDKIGICSIGPLIPSAFCDGKDVKDKSFGCDLFDKTETYWQWLDSKAEGSVVYVSFGSIAMLKEVQKEEVLQGLLESERPFLWVIRSSKEDDKNENDGLNGKGMIVPWCSQMEVLFHKSIRCFVSHCGWNSTLESIVAGVPLVGYPQFSDQVTNIKMVEEVWETGVRARADEGIVKREELKRCLEITMGDGERGKEIRSNMQKYRDLAVEAVKVGGSSYNNLNKFLEGL; this is encoded by the exons ATGAAGCAACACCATTTCGTCATCATCTCTCTTCCAGCCCAAGGACACATAAATCCCACTCTCCAGCTCGCTAAAAACCTCGCACGCGCCGGTGCTCGTTGCACCTTCGTCACTACCGTTAATGGCTTCCGCAAAATGAATAACTTTCCTTCCATTGACGGTTTATTCTACGCCTCCTTTTCCGATGGATACGATGACGGGGTGCCCAAAACCGACTTCGATGATTATTTGAAAGAGTTAAAGCGCGTGGGTTCGGAAAACATCAAAAACTTTGTTCAGAAATTTAGCGACGAGGGCCATCCAGTTACTTTCTTCGTTTACACAATTCTCTTACCTTGGGTTGCAGACGTGGCCCGTGAGTGTAACGTGCCCTCTGCTTTTCTAGCCATTCAATGTGCTACTGCTTTCGCAATTTATCACCGTTTGTTCACCAAAAATGATAATGGAGTTTATAGCTCTACTAGTGTTATTGAGCCGCCCTTGTTCCCAATAAAATTACCGGGGTTGCCCTTGTTTTCGCGCGATGATATTCCTACCTTCCTACTGCATGGCGATCCTAACTTTTCTTTCATGGTTCCCGTGATGAGAGAACATGTACAGAATCTCGAGAATGATCCTAATCCTCGTGTTCTTATCAACACTTTCGACTCACTAGAAGAGAAATCAATGAAAATTCTCGACAAAATTGGGATCTGCTCGATTGGCCCTTTGATTCCTTCAGCTTTTTGCGATGGAAAAGACGTCAAAGACAAGTCATTCGGGTGCGATTTGTTTGATAAAACTGAAACTTATTGGCAGTGGCTGGACTCGAAAGCTGAGGGTTCGGTTGTTTATGTATCATTTGGGAGCATAGCAATGCTAAAAGAGGTGCAAAAGGAAGAGGTTTTGCAGGGTTTATTGGAAAGTGAAAGGCCGTTCTTGTGGGTAATTAGGTCAAGCAAAGAAGATGACAAGAATGAAAATGACGggttgaatggaaaagggaTGATTGTTCCTTGGTGTTCACAAATGGAG GTACTCTTTCACAAGTCGATAAGATGTTTCGTGAGTCATTGTGGATGGAATTCGACTTTAGAAAGTATAGTAGCTGGTGTACCGCTAGTTGGGTACCCACAGTTCTCCGACCAAGTGACGAACATCAAAATGGTGGAGGAAGTTTGGGAAACAGGAGTGAGAGCAAGAGCAGACGAAGGAATCGTCAAAAGAGAAGAGTTAAAGAGGTGTTTGGAAATTACAATGGGGGATGGAGAGAGAGGCAAAGAGATAAGAAGCAATATGCAAAAATATCGAGATTTGGCTGTGGAAGCTGTGAAAGTGGGAGGTTCCTCATACAATAATTTGAATAAATTTTTGGAGGGTTTGTGA